A segment of the Oleidesulfovibrio alaskensis DSM 16109 genome:
ACCTGCTGTACCGGCCCGTGCGCAGCGCCCTGAACGCGCGCCGCGCAGGCCGCCGCGCAGGGGGGCTTGCCCCCAGAGTCAGCGCATGGCGTGCGGCTGCAGTCAGGGCCCGCAGCATGCTTGTACTTTCACTCAAGGGAGCATATCTGGCGCTGCTGGCGGGCCTGCTGTACACGGCAGTCCGGGGGCTGATGGGATTCGAGTGGAGCGTCATTGCCGACAACATCAGCGCACTGCTTATCTGGCATTTTCCAAACGGCTCAGAAAACGAAATATTCATGGGTCTTGGCGGCCTTGCCAGCTCGCTGCTCATGGCGCTCATCGCCATTTCCGTCAGCTTTTTCATCGGTCTGGCTGTGGGGCTGGGCAGGTGCGCCCGCAACAGAATATTCAGGCTCCCCTGTCTTGTGTACATCGAAATAATCCGCGGCAACCCGCTGATCATCGTCATTTTCTGGATTTATTTTTTCCTGCCGGTGGTGTTCGGCGCATATTTTGATGTGTTCTGGTCGGCAACCATCGCCCTGACCGTATTCACCGGTGCGTATCTGGCAGAAATAGTGCGCGCCGGCGTGCAGAACATACCTGCAGGTCAGGTGGAGGCCGCCTACTCCACTGGGCTTAGCTATTTTCAGACCATGCGCAGAATTGTACTGCCGCAGGCACTCAAACAGATGATTCCCGCCATTGTCGGCCAGTTCATCGCCATCTTCAAGGATACGTCGCTGGCTTTTGTCATCGGCGTGCTTGAACTGACCTTTGTGGCACAGGGGCTGGATAACAGGCTCATGGTCTATCCTTTTGAAATATGGACAACCGTGGCAGTGCTCTATTTTGTCTGCTGCTATGCCATGTCGGTATACGCCGCGCGGCTGGAACGCAGACTGAGCCCGGAAAAAGTCAATCTGGTCATGTAGGCCTGCTGCGGCAGTATGTACTGCCCGTATCCGCACCGACAGAAAAGAAAAAGGCGCCCTGTGAAAACGGGGCGCCTGCCTGTATGGCAGATCAGCCTGCATAATTTACGGGAAGCCGGTGCCCGCACCTCACCGCCGCCCTGCGGAAACCGGCAGCAGGCCGTCCAGCGCAGGTTTTCCTTCTGCAAGATTATGCAGCATGCGCAGCTGGGCTGGCAAAGTGCGCGCAAGAGCGTAACGCCCTGTCACGGTTTCCCGCGCGCGTGCACGCACGGGCGCCAGATCATCCAGCCGGTCAAGGCATGCGCACACCGTATCGGCCAGAGCCTGCGGAGCAAAAAAAGGCACCAGAAAACCGTTTTCGCCGTGGGTCAGCACCTCGCGCACAGGCTGCGTGTCCGATCCGACAAGCAACGCTCCGCAGCTCATGGCTTCCAGCATTGACCACGACAGCACAAAAGGCCGTGTCAGGTACATATGCACATCGGAAGCCTGCAACACCGTTTTGTACACGCCGTACGGCAGTGCGCCGGTAAAATGAATCCGCCGCTCCACAGCTTCTCCGGCGGGCATCAGCGGCGCTATCCGCTCCAGCATGACCTGTTTCCAGCCGCTACCCGACGGCGGCCGCCTGCCGTAACACACGCGGTCTTCACCCACCATAAGCACATGAACATCCGGATTGTGCGCCACGATGGCGGGCAGAGCTTCCATAACCTGCACAAAGCCCCGGTAAGGCTCCATGCCCCGCCCCGCCCATGTGACAAGGCGTGTGCGCGGCGTCCACGCCACACCCAGCCCGCGCAGCAGTGCGGCCGCGGTCTGCGCTTTATCGGCGGCAGGGATAAAAAATCCCGTGTCCACACCGTCATGCAGCACGCTCATGCGCGCTCTGGCCACGGCAGGAAACTGCGACGCCTGCCAGCGGGTCGGGGTATAGCTCCAGTCGCACTCCGCCGCATCGTTGAGAATGACAGCATTGCGGGTGCGCAGCGCCAGACGCATGGCATCCGTGACCGGCTCCTGCGGGTCAAAGCCCACATCGGCTCCCGCGGCGTTGTAATACCATTCAAAATAAGACAGCAGCCGTGCCTGAGGAAAAGCGTCGCGCAAAAAATATGAACTGCCCCATCCCGAGTGGGCTACCATGACATCGGGCTCGAAGCCTTCTGCACGCAACGCCCTGCAGGCGCTGAAAACCCCGCTTCCCACAGCGGTACACCGTGCGAAATACGCCCCCGTTCCCTGCTGCGGCAACGCTCCGCCGCAGGAATCCGGCGCATAACGCACCGTGCGCACACCGGGAATAGACCAGTCGCGATGCGGGGCAGCGGTAATAAAAACCACCTCGTGCCGGTGCTCGGCCCGTCCCAGTGCGGCTGCCATATGGCGGAACTGGGCCGGAAAATTGGGATGAACGAACAATATCTTCATACGCACCATGTACCGCACGGCTCCTGCCGCGTCAGTAACATTTGTGCCGCACAAAGCACGGCATAACGCAAAACGCCCGCGCGGCTGCGCGGGCGTTCCGGAACAATGCGGATTACAGCATGACCTTGACGGCGTCTGAAACGCGGCACGCCTTTTCCACAGCCTGCTCCACTGTTTCGCCCAGAGCCAGAGCCACCCCCATGCGTCTGCGGCCCTGCACTTCCGGCTTGCCGAACAGCAGCAGAGAAGTATCCGGCTCGCCGAGCGCTTCCTGCAGATTACCGAAGCGGGTCCGGGCAGAACTGCCTTCTGCCAGAATAACGCTGGATGCAGCGGGCCCGTACTGGCGGATGACCGGCACCGGCAGCCCCAGAACGGCACGCACATGCAGCGCAAATTCCGAAAGATTCTGAGAAGCTATCGTAACAAGCCCTGTATCATGAGGCCGCGGGGACACCTCGCTGAACCAGACGGTATCACCTTTGATGAACAGCTCCACCCCGAACAATCCGTAACCGCCCAGCGCCTGTGTCACGGCCTGCGCCATATGCCGGGCCTGCTCCAGCGCGGCCGCGCTCATGGGTTGCGGCTGCCACGACTGACGGTAGTCTCCGTCTTCCTGCCTGTGGCCGATGGGCTCGCAGAAAGAAGTACCGTTGCAGTGCCGCACGGTAAGCAGTGTGATCTCGTAATCAAAATCGACGAATGATTCGACGATGACCCGTCCGCCGCCGGCTCTGCCGCCGGACTGGGCATACGTCCACGCATCTGCGATGTCATCCGCACTGCGCACCACGCTCTGACCTTTGCCCGAAGAGCTCATGACCGGCTTGACCACACAGGGCATGCCCAGCTCCTCCACTGCGCGGCGGTATTCATCCTCTGTCTGCGCAAAGCGGTACGGGGAAGTTCTGAGCCCCAGCTCTTCCGCAGCCAGACGGCGTATGCCTTCTCTGTTCATGGTCAGGCGGGCGGCGCGGGCCGTCGGCACCACGGTAAGAGAATCACTTTCCAGTTCTTCCAGCACGTCCGTGGCGATGGCCTCTATCTCCGGCACCACAAAGTCAGGGCGTTCTTCGGCAATAAGCCGCCGCAACGCATCCGCGTCCAGCATGGAAATAACGTGCGAGCGGTGGGCCACCTGCATGGCGGGAGCACCGGCATAGCGGTCCACCGCCACAACTTCCGCTCCCAGCCGCATTGCCTCAATGGCGACCTCTTTGCCCAGCTCGCCGGAGCCGAGCAGCATTATTCTGGTTCTAACAGGACTTAAAGGGGTACCGATGACTGTCATGGCAAAGCTCCTGAGTTGCGGGTGTACGCTGCGGAATATTGATAAAAAACATTGTGGCGCAAAGCTGCTGCGCTCATTTGGCATACTCCACCAGTCAAGGCAAGCATCTAACCCTCTTGCCTGATTCCGCCAATGCATGTATTAAGAATGATTCTTTTTTGTGGGGAGTGACAATGGGGGGACGCAGTACGGTATATTCTGTCCGGTACAGGGCCGCAGATGTTCTGACGGCAGCCCTGCTGGCTGTGCTGTGCCTTGCGGCTGCTCTTCCGGCCTTTGCCGGCGGCAGACAGGGTCCGGCAGTGCTGGGCATAGCCGCCGTATCCCCCGTGACCGACCCCGCCGAAGTATCTTTCCAGCACGGAGTGCGTGTTGCCGTGGCCGTGTTCAACTCTCTGGGCGGACTCATGGGGCAGCCGATACGCACCGTGCTCATTCCGCTGGGGTCTTCTCCGCTGGAAGCACGCCATGCCGCCAGACAACTGGTGCATACACCGCCGCTGGGCATCATCGGGCCGTCTGCCAGCACGCAGGCCCTTGCCATGGCCGAAGTGCTGGACCGCGCGCGTATACCCACCATCACGCCTTCGGCATCCCACCCGCTTGTCATCCGCGGCAGGCCGTACATTTTCCGCATCTGCAACGGCGACACAGCCAACGCCAACGCCATGGCGCGGTTCATCACGCGGCATCTGGGACTTTCACGCGTGGCCGTCATAACCAACATCAGCAGCGATTACAGCATTTCCATGTCGGAATCGTTTGTGGATGAAGCCATCAGGCAGGGCGGTGAAGTCGTCTGGCGGGGACAATATCTGGACCGTCAGCAGGATTTTTCCGTCATTATACACCAGTTGCTGCGACTGAAGCCGGAATGCGTCTTCCTGCCCGACTTCATGCGTTCCAGCGGACTGTTCATGCAGCAGGCCGCCGGCATGGGGCTGAAGACAGTATTTGCAGGGGGCGATGCATGGGACGCCACCCTGCCCCGCTACGCGGCCGCCGCTGCGGAAAATGCCTATTATATGGCACAATGGATACCCGAAGAACCGGCCGGTGCCGCAAAAAATCATCATGACCGGTGCCGCGGGCATATCACTCCCATGCGTGCATTCTGCAAGGCACCGTGGCTGCTGGCCCGCACCCATGCCTTGCGTTATCTGGGCAGAGACTTTGCCGGCAGTCTGGAAGCGCTGGGCTACGATGCGGCCTGTGTGCTGCTGGCCGCCGCCCGCCGTGCGGGTTCGTGCGACCCGCGCGCGGTGCGCGAAGCTCTGGCGCAGACTTACTGGCACGGGCTGACCGGTCCGCTGCACTTTGACGCCGACGGTGCACCGCCCCCCGGACCTGTTCATATCCTGCAGCTGCGCAACGGTTCAGCCCGGCCGGTACAGACTGTCACGCTTTCCCCGCGGGAGGCTCAATGAACCGAACCCCTCTCAAACGCAGATTCACCGTCACCCTCATGCTGTTCACCCTGCTGTGCTGTGCTCTGTACACTGTGACGGCAAGCAGTTTCATGCATTATCACAACGCCCAGATAACCTCCCGCACCAAGCGGCTGCTGCATGCTCTTGTGCTCCAGCGCGAAAATGATCTGGCAAATCAGATTTTCGTGGGACACATCCGCGCGCTGCGCAGCACCGCTGCCGACCTGCAGGAAACCGACGATGTTTATTCCATCACCGTGTACGACAAATCAGGTAAACCGCTCATACATACCCGCCCCGAACGCCCGCTGCCTCTCACCGGTGCCGAGATGGCCATCCTTGCACAGGGCGATGTGGATGCGCGCGGAACAGAAAACGGTGTCCCGCTGCTTTATCATACTTCGGCACTTATGGTCATAGGCGAACTGCAGGGATTTGTAACCGTAGCCTACGACCTGTCGCATGTACGGCGCGACACCATACTGCTGTCGGCCATGCTTACAATCCTGCTGCTGGGCACAGTGATTGCCGCGGGCATGGTGTGCTGTCATTTCATTACGCAGCACATACGCCGGCCGCTCACAGCCCTGCGCGATGCCATGCACCGGGCACGCAGCGGCGAACTGCAGCACCGCGCCCCCATCGAAGCACAGGACGAAGTGGGCCGGCTGGCGGAATCATTCAACGCCATGGTAGCCACACTGCAACGCAACGAATCGTCGCTGCGGCACGCCCAGACCATATACAGAGATATCTTTGAAAACGCGCTGGAAGGTATTTTCCAGATCACAGGCCGCGGTTATCTGATTAACGCCAACCCCGCCCTTGCACGCATGCTGGGATATTCTTCAGTAATGGAGCTGCTGGCCGAACGCGGCACAACCCCGCTTAAATCGCTGGTCAACAGACGCGATCTGGCCCGCATGCTGCGGATGCTGCGCGCAAAGGGAGCAGTGGACGGGTACGAAACCCGGGTCTACACCAAAGGCGGCGGTATCACGTGGATATCTGTTTCGGCGCGCACCATTGCAAAAGAAGAAACCGGCCAGCCGGAATCATTCCGCTACGAAGGGTTTGTCAAAGACATCACCGAACACAGACGCCTGCGCGAACTGGAGCAGACCCGCACCGCCATGATAGAAGCCGACAAGGCAAAGAGTGATTTTCTGGCGCACATGAGCCACGAAATACGCACCCCTATGAACTCGGTACTGGGCATGGCCGAGCAGATGCTGCGCACGCCGCTTTCGGCAGAACAGAAAGAATGTATGGATGTGCTGAAAAATTCCGGTGAATCGCTGCTGCACCTGATAAACGACATACTGGATCTTACACGGGTGGAAGGCGGCCAGCTGGCACTGGCCAGTGCGCCTTTTACCCTGCATGCCGTGGTATACGGCGTGCGTGACATGCTCTCGCTGCAGGCCCGTCAGAAAAACATTCTGCTGGCCGCGACCATTGCTCCCGATGTGCGCAAAAACCATATGGGCGATGCCCAGCGTCTGCAGCAGATACTGGTGAACCTGCTGGGCAACGCGGTCAAGTTTACCGACAACGGTGAAGTTTCACTGCATGTCAGCCGTGCTCCCGATGCCGTGCACGACGGAGAGCTGCTCTTCACGGTCCGGGACACAGGCATAGGCATAACCCCTGCCGAACAGAGCAGACTTTTTCAAAAATTTTCGCAGGCTTCCACAGCCATCCACAGCCGCTACGGCGGTTCGGGACTCGGGCTTGCCATATCCAGACACCTTGTGGACCTTATGGGCGGAACCATAAGACTGGAAAGCGAACCCGGGGTGGGGACAACCGTCACCTTTACCGCCCGCTTTGCAGCCGTGCCGGAAGAAACAGCACGGACCGGCCATGAGGCGGAACAGCCGGATACCGCCGGCGACGACGCAACCGCGCTGCCAGCCCTGACCGTGCTGCTGGCCGAAGACACCCCCAGCAACAGGGCCGTGGTACGCATGATGCTGCAGGACACCCCCTGCACCGTCATTGAAGCAGAAGACGGACAGCAGGCACTGCACCTCTTCGGGCAATACGATATCGATGTTGTGCTCATGGACATCAACATGCCTGTGATGGACGGCATGGAAGCCACACGGCAACTGCGCAGGCAGGAACACGGAAGCGGCAGACGCACACCGGTCATAGCGCTGACAGCCAATGCCTTTCAACAGGACATCATCAGATACAGGCAGGCAGGCTGCGACGGCCATCTGGTAAAACCCGTCACACGCAAAGCACTGCTGACTGCGTTGCAGAGCTGTGCGGGCGGCGGTGCCACGCATTCCGGTTCCGGCGCCTAACGGTCAGCCTGTACGCCCCGGGCACCGGCCGGAGGCGCAACCGGCCAGACGCGCACCGGCAGTGCACCCCCTCCCACGGCAACCGCAGCAGCTGTCCGGCGGCCTTCAGACGACAGCGGCACCGGCAGCAGATGGCCGAAGCAGGCGGACTGAAAACAGGGCACCGGCAGCCGCCCGCCATACACGGCCCGAAACCATCGCACGGCATCCGCAGGCAGCTTTCAGGCAAAACGGTATACCGGCCGCGCCACCGCATGTCCGTACGGGCACACAAAGGCCGGTCATACCAGCAGCGTCCCCGCCGAATCCAGCAGCGAAGCCGTTGCGCGGAGCCTGTGCACAGCGTCTACAGCGGTATGAGGCAGCAGCCGCGGCTATGCTCACCGGCGGCGTACAACATTTCCGCGTCTTTCACCAACACTCCGCTCAGACCGGGGCGCTTCCAGCTTTTCAGCCAGCGGGCGATCTGCTTTTCCGTTTTCAGCACGGGGGTGTGAAAATGCTGAGCCGGACGGACATGAGGCAACTGCGGCTCAAGCAATGCCGCCGCATCGGCAAGCAGATTGACCTGCCGCCACACAGGCAGCGGTGCCACCATATCCAGAATGCGGTACTGGCACAGGCTGTCCTTCACCCTTACCAGAATACCGTCCATGGAAGGCAGCGTGCCGGTTTCGGCGGCAATCCTTTCCGCTATCAGCCGCAACTGCGGTTTCAGATGCCCGGCAGCGGTTTCCACCACGCCTTCGGCGGTAAGGCATTCGTCAGTCCGGGCATCCCACAGCACCCTTGTGCCCATGTAGACCCCGCAATGAAACGTGCCGCCCAGATTTCCGCCCCGGGCGGCCATGAAATCTTCCAGCCGCTCAGCGGCATACATGGGCCTGAGGCCGCTGGCAGCCATTGTTGCTATATGCATGGTACTGTCTTCCTTATGGCAGAATGTGTCACCGGACTGTATCCGCAGCAGGCCCGCCGCGCAAGGCGTACCGGCGCGGGGCACCGGTCTTCCGCACCGGTCTGACCGGCGGCAGACACAAAAAAAGGGCGCGTTGCCGCGCCCTTCATAACCAGGAGGATACTAAGCCTTTTCAGGCTCGCGACCGCGCAGCAGCACACGCATCAGCATATACCCGCCGAAACCGGCCACAAACGAGGCACAAAGAATACTCATCTTGGCGGCCTCAATATGTGCAGGGTCTTCAAACGCCAGTGTGGCGATGAAAATGGCCATGGTGAAGCCGATACCGGCAAGCCAGCCGATACCGTAGTACATCCCCAGACCGACACCCTTCGGCAGCTTGGCGATACCGGTCTTTACCAGCAGCCACACCGCCAGCGTGACGCCGCCCTGCTTGCCCAGCAGCAGGCCGAAGAATATGCCGAGGGAAAGCGGTTCAAACAGCATACTCACCATTTCGGCGCTGACGGTGACACCTGCGTTGGCAAGAGCAAAGACAGGCATGATGAACCATGCCACCCACGGATGCAGGGCATGCTCAAGCCGCTGCAAAGGTGTGCCCGCCTTTTCGGTCAGCATTTCCACATGATGTATGGCATGCGATTTATCCTGACTGGCAAGCACAGGCGTATCGCCCTGAAGGGCGTTTTCAAACACGGAAAGCGCCTGACGGGCAGTACCGCGCAGAACAGCCGGTGCCAGTGCGGAGCGGGCCGGTATGGCCATGGCTCCCAGCACGCCGGCTATGGTGGCATGCACGCCGGATTTCAGCAGGGCAAACCACAGCACCAGCCCCACAAGCAGGTACGGGGTTACCCTGCGCACGCCCAGCCAGTTGAGCAGCAGCATGACCGCAAACGCCGCAAACCCCAGCATGAGAAAGCTGAACGACAGGTTTGCAGTATAAAAAAATGCGATGACCAGAATGGCACCCAGATCATCCACAATGGCCACTGCCGTAAGAAACACTTTGAGGCTAAGCGGTACACGGTCACCCAGAAGCGAAAGAATACCAAGGGCAAAAGCAATGTCGGTGGCCATGGGCACGCCCCAGCCGCTGGCGGCAGCGGTACCGCCGTTAAGCGCCAGATAAATGCCCGCGGGAACCAGCATGCCGCCTATGGCCGCGGCAATAGGCAGCGCTGCCTGCCTGGGCGATGCCAGTTCACCCGCCAGAATTTCGCGCTTTATCTCCAGTCCGACCACAAAGAAAAATATGGCCATCAGACCGTCGTTGATCCACAGGATAAGAGCTTTGGACAAGGCGTAGTCGCCGAAGCCCACGGTTACTTTATTGCTCCACAGCGCATGGTACGATGCAGAAAAGCCCGAGTTTGCCCATGCCAGCGCCAGCACGGTGGCGGCCATCAGCAGAATGCCGCTGGATGCCTCGATGGCAAAGAAACGCCTGAAAGGCGCCAGCAGTTTGTCGATGGGCTGGGGGGCGGCCCCGGGTATGTCGTGGTGTTGCATGTAGAAACCTCCCGTTGGTTGCTTTGATATGACCGGAAACTGGCATAGCCCTTTCTATCCCCCAAGCATCACTACAGAACGAAACAGCACCGTTGTACATGATTCAAATTAAGACAAAAAGAAACGTCGTCGATGATTTTTCCCCGCCTCCGGCAGGCACCGCACAATATACATCTGCCAGCGTACCTGATATAGTCAGCTATAGTCCATACTTCAGCCATCGGGCATGATTCTTTTTTTGCACCCCGCGGAGCCGTCCATGCCAGACTACCAAGCCGGATTATGCGCCATAGTCAAAGACGAAGACCTGTATCTGGAAGAGTGGCTGCACTATCACCGGCTGCTCGGATTCGAGCATTTCATATTGTTTGATAATGAAAGCGCCCGTCCGTTGCGCGACACGCTGCGGCACCATATCGAATCAGGGCTGGTCACCGTGCATGAGGTTGCCGGCAGAAGCATGCAGATTCCCAGCTACAGGCAATGCCTGCAGCAGCACGGTGCCCGCTTCCGCTGGCTGGCGTTCTTTGATCTCGACGAATTTCTGGTACTGAAAGCCCATCAGGATGTCCGGCTGTTTCTGGCAGAATACAACGACTATGCCGCCGTGGCCCTGCACTGGGTTCCTTTCGGGTCCGGAGGGCACATCGTGCGGCCGCACGGGCTGGTCATCGAAAATTATACCCAGACACTGCGGGATGAACAGAAAAGGCTGCATGTCAAATGCATCGTACGGCCCGACCGCACAACCGATGTCCGCGACCCGCACTGCTTCCGCTTCTGCGCGGGCAGCCACTGCGTGGACGAAAACCGCATGCCCGTCACTAACGCGCTGGCCCCTTTCACCGCCGGCACTGCGCAGCTGAACCACTACCACTACAAATCACAGCAGGATTATGAAGAAAAAATGAACAAAGGAAGGGCGGATAATTTTGCCCTCAGCAGCAGCCGCAGCCTGCAGGAATTTTATGAACAGGCAGCCGAAGACGGCGCAAAGGACTACACGGCACTGCGGCGTGCCCCTCTGGTGCATGCCGCGGTCAAAGGACCGCTGACTTCCGCAACGCAGCACATCACCCTGCGGCAGGTTAACGGCATGAAGCTGTATGAAATTGTCGAACACATCAGAGACAGCCTGACCCGCGGTGATGCGGCCGGTGCGCTGCTGTACGTCATTCTGGCCGAAGAGCGCTACGGACAGGTACCTGAATATCTGCATGCCGCCACGCTGGCACTGCTTGCGGCGGGCAGACCCGAAGCCGCTCTTGCCACAGCCTGCACGCTCATACGCGTGCAGCCTTCGGCGCCGTCTTACTACCAGCTGTTTCTCACCCAGCTGAAAAACGGACAAAAAGAAGCCGCGGCAGCCACAGGCCTGTACCTGAAGCATACATACGACATTTTCAATATGCCGCCCGATGCAACGCTGGCTGAGCTGCAACGGCATGACAAAGCGCTGGGGCTGGGCATCTGGCCCGCAGACGCCGCAACCGTCTGACACATGCCACTCCGGTTTCCGGCGGGTGCTTTTTCTTGCTGCCCCGCACAGACCCTGCCTGCATAACAGCCTGTCTCTGAATGATGACCGGTTACAGACGCTGTCTGTCCAGAGTCCGGCAATTGACGGCTTCGGCCAGTCCGGCACAGGTTATGGCATCGTGCCCGGCAAGGTCTGCGATGGTGCGCGCAATGCGCAGAATGCGGGTATAGGCGCGGGCGGAAAGAGCCAGCGCGCTGACCGCTTTTTCCAGAAAGACATGCTCTGCAGAGCCCAGCCGGCAGTATTCTTCCAGCCACCGGCCGGAAAGGTCGGCATTGGTCACACACGGTGTGCCCTGATACCGTTTGTCCTGCCGTTCACGGGCCTGCAGAATGCGCTCGCGCATGGCAGCAGAAGAATCCCCCCTGCCGGTATGGCGCAGGTCATCGTACTGCACGGCAGGCACTTCCACATGCAGATCAATCCGGTCAAGCAAAGGCCCTGAAAGACGCGAACGATAGCGCTGTATCTGAGCCGCCGTGCAATGGCACACATGGCGATCATCGGAAAGATACCCGCAAGGACAGGGGTTCATGGCCGCCACCAGCATAAAATCCGCGGGATAGCTTAACGACAGGGCCGCGCGTGAGATGGTTACCGTGCCGTCTTCCAGCGGCTGACGCATAACCTCCAGCACACTTTTACGAAACTCCGGCAACTCGTCCAGAAACAGCACGCCCCTGTGTGCCATGGAAACTTCGCCCGGACGCGGATGCGTACCGCCACCCACCAGTCCGGGGTCTGATATGGTATGATGCGGGGTGCGGAACGGCCGCTGTGTTACCAGCGCGGTTTCAGCCCCCAGCTGTCCCGCCACGGAATAAATCTTGGTCACCTCCAGCGCCTCGGTAAACGAAAGCGGTGGCAGAACAGTGGGAATACGCTGCGCGAGCATGGTCTTGCCACTGCCGGGAGGGCCGATCATCAGCAAGTTGTGTCTTGAATACCCGAAAGCCTCTTGATATGTTTCGGCCTTCAGAAAGAAGAAGGAGGAGGAACAAATCAACTATGGCAGTCGATAACACACACAACCCACATACTCATGACCATACGGCGACGACCGCCACCACCAGCAACACAGCAACCGCGCACTATAGCCACCTCAAGCCCAAGGCATACAGCTATCTCCGCTTCTCAACTCCCGACCAGATGAAAGGCGACAGCTTCAGGCGACAGACTGAATTAAGTCGCAAGTACGCCGAAGAAAATGGCTTGGACCTCGACGACACTCTAACTTTTCAAGACCTAGGTGTTTCAGCTTTTCGCGGAAAAAACGCCGAAGAAGGTGAACTAGGTGCGTTCATTGAAGCTGTGGACCAAGGGAAGGTCAAGCGCGGTTCTTTCTTGCTTGTCGAAAGCCTCGACCGTCTTTCACGACAATCGCCATACAAGGCTTTCCTTCAGTTCTCAAACATCCTTAACAGGGGCTTGAGCATCGTCACCCTTCAGGATGGAAAGGTTTATTCAGCAGGGAGCAACGGCAACGATTTGGCTTTCTCCGACCTCATGGTTTCAATTGCCGTGATGCAACGCGCCTATGAAGAATCACTAAC
Coding sequences within it:
- the nhaA gene encoding Na+/H+ antiporter NhaA encodes the protein MQHHDIPGAAPQPIDKLLAPFRRFFAIEASSGILLMAATVLALAWANSGFSASYHALWSNKVTVGFGDYALSKALILWINDGLMAIFFFVVGLEIKREILAGELASPRQAALPIAAAIGGMLVPAGIYLALNGGTAAASGWGVPMATDIAFALGILSLLGDRVPLSLKVFLTAVAIVDDLGAILVIAFFYTANLSFSFLMLGFAAFAVMLLLNWLGVRRVTPYLLVGLVLWFALLKSGVHATIAGVLGAMAIPARSALAPAVLRGTARQALSVFENALQGDTPVLASQDKSHAIHHVEMLTEKAGTPLQRLEHALHPWVAWFIMPVFALANAGVTVSAEMVSMLFEPLSLGIFFGLLLGKQGGVTLAVWLLVKTGIAKLPKGVGLGMYYGIGWLAGIGFTMAIFIATLAFEDPAHIEAAKMSILCASFVAGFGGYMLMRVLLRGREPEKA
- a CDS encoding glycosyltransferase family 92 protein — its product is MPDYQAGLCAIVKDEDLYLEEWLHYHRLLGFEHFILFDNESARPLRDTLRHHIESGLVTVHEVAGRSMQIPSYRQCLQQHGARFRWLAFFDLDEFLVLKAHQDVRLFLAEYNDYAAVALHWVPFGSGGHIVRPHGLVIENYTQTLRDEQKRLHVKCIVRPDRTTDVRDPHCFRFCAGSHCVDENRMPVTNALAPFTAGTAQLNHYHYKSQQDYEEKMNKGRADNFALSSSRSLQEFYEQAAEDGAKDYTALRRAPLVHAAVKGPLTSATQHITLRQVNGMKLYEIVEHIRDSLTRGDAAGALLYVILAEERYGQVPEYLHAATLALLAAGRPEAALATACTLIRVQPSAPSYYQLFLTQLKNGQKEAAAATGLYLKHTYDIFNMPPDATLAELQRHDKALGLGIWPADAATV